The Impatiens glandulifera chromosome 3, dImpGla2.1, whole genome shotgun sequence genome contains a region encoding:
- the LOC124933062 gene encoding uncharacterized protein LOC124933062, whose translation MGSTCCTARKNENLSSRTAGDVLHRNTIYSPSWSFRRDNRRRVAGEIENISYALSPGFSGHSSTEIKGELSLERGSFASGRSPLRITVSPKSPIHEELVEGHLEASSDITNTNHGNIEDNSFKERKESHGVSDSSEPKIPVNENPSSSTQPRQITDSNNGLILGSESHGGSSDGWSMRTFTELVASSRRERLSFESDLSRSPSNIIDVRNCGICSKLLAEKMIVAVLACGHVYHGDCLEKMTQEEEQCDPSCPICLFGPKQLVKMTRKIRIAEEEMKSRRNKIFSSGCSQVKDSNDVRSKKAKTEMGGRVPFLRRHFSWGSRSMSLENKNYDRKGFWSRFH comes from the exons ATGGGATCAACATGTTGTACTGCTAGAAAGAATGAGAATCTGTCCAGCAGAACTGCAGGGGACGTCTTGCATAGAAATACTATATATTCACCATCATGGAGCTTCAGACGGGATAATCGAAGGCGTGTGGCTGGTGAAATTGAAAACATCTCATATGCGCTATCTCCTGGATTTAGCGGACATAGTAGTACAGAGATTAAAGGGGAATTATCCCTTGAAAGAGGGAGTTTTGCAAGTGGAAGGAGTCCCCTAAGAATTACAGTGTCTCCAAAGTCTCCAATTCATGAAGAACTGGTGGAGGGACATCTTGAAGCTTCTTCAG ATATAACAAATACCAACCATGGAAATATAGAG GACAATAGCTTCAAAGAACGAAAAGAATCACATGGAGTTAGCGATTCATCTGAACCAAAGATTCCAGTTAATGAAAACCCATCAAGCTCAACCCAACCAAGGCAAATCACGGACAGTAACAATGGCTTGATCTTAGGAAGTGAGTCCCACGGAGGTTCATCCGACGGTTGGTCCATGAGAACCTTCACCGAACTAGTGGCATCTTCCCGAAGAGAAAGATTGTCGTTTGAAAGCGACCTTTCGCGTTCTCCCTCCAATATCATCGATGTACGAAACTGCGGAATTTGCTCAAAACTTTTGGCGGAGAAAATGATTGTGGCGGTTCTGGCTTGCGGGCATGTATACCATGGCGACTGTCTTGAGAAGATGACGCAAGAAGAGGAACAGTGTGACCCGTCTTGTCCGATTTGTCTGTTTGGTCCGAAACAATTGGTGAAGATGACTAGAAAGATTCGAATAGCCGAAGAAGAAATGAAATCGAGAAGGAACAAGATATTCTCATCTGGTTGTAGTCAAGTTAAAGATAGTAACGATGTTCGAAGTAAGAAGGCTAAGACGGAAATGGGTGGTAGGGTGCCTTTTTTGAGGCGACATTTCTCGTGGGGAAGTAGATCGATGTCGTTGGAGAATAAGAACTATGATAGGAAAGGGTTTTGGTCTAGATTTCATTAG